A region of Sulfitobacter faviae DNA encodes the following proteins:
- the tkt gene encoding transketolase — protein sequence MDLTALASANPDHWSKATAIRALTLDAVAAANSGHSGMPMGMADVATVLFEKHLKFDASNPLWPDRDRFILSAGHGSMLLYSLLHLTGYEQFPIEELKNFRQMGARTAGHPENFLADAIETTTGPLGQGIANSVGFAMAEEMLRAQYGAKVVDHYTYVIAGDGCLMEGVSQEAITLAGRHKLSKLIVMWDNNNITIDGPVTLSDSTDQVTRFKAAGWHVIEIDGHNPDEIDAALTEAKSTDLPSMIACKTHIALGHAAQDTSKGHGALTDADQMAEAKAAYGWTTGPFEVPADVKSAWEEIGKRGADARRDWEERFDKLPRAKRETFNRALALDAPKKMSATVKAFKKQITEGAPKMATRAASEKALEVLNPILPETVGGSADLTGSNNTKTSDLGIFDVDNRGGRYVYWGIREHGMAAAMNGMALHGGLRPYGGTFMCFTDYARPAMRLAALMQIPTAFVMTHDSIGLGEDGPTHQPIEHLAISRATPNTYVFRPADAVETAEAWEIAFTAKTTPSVLSLTRQGLPTVRLEHKNNNLTEKGAYVLADAEGKRQVILIATGSEVHVALAARELLQAEGIGTRVVSMPCMELFAAQDEAYRKRVLPGGAVRVGIEAGARQGWDQWLFGERGKYGKADFVGMDRFGASAPAEELFERFGFTAENVAEKAKALL from the coding sequence GTGGATCTGACAGCCCTCGCAAGCGCAAACCCCGACCACTGGTCCAAGGCCACCGCCATTCGCGCGCTGACCCTCGATGCCGTGGCCGCCGCCAATTCCGGCCACTCCGGCATGCCGATGGGCATGGCCGATGTGGCCACCGTCCTCTTTGAGAAACACCTGAAATTCGACGCGTCCAACCCGCTTTGGCCCGACCGCGACCGCTTCATCCTGTCGGCAGGCCACGGCTCCATGCTGCTTTATTCGCTGCTGCACCTGACGGGCTATGAGCAATTCCCCATCGAAGAGTTAAAGAATTTCCGCCAAATGGGCGCGCGCACCGCGGGCCACCCGGAGAACTTCCTCGCCGATGCGATTGAGACCACCACCGGCCCGCTGGGCCAAGGCATCGCCAACTCCGTCGGTTTCGCCATGGCCGAAGAGATGCTGCGCGCGCAATACGGCGCAAAGGTCGTGGACCATTACACCTATGTCATCGCTGGCGACGGCTGCCTGATGGAAGGCGTCAGCCAAGAGGCAATCACGCTGGCGGGCCGCCACAAGCTGAGCAAGCTCATCGTGATGTGGGACAACAACAACATCACCATCGACGGCCCCGTCACCCTGTCGGACAGCACCGATCAGGTCACCCGCTTCAAGGCCGCAGGCTGGCATGTGATTGAGATCGACGGCCACAACCCCGATGAGATCGACGCCGCCCTGACCGAAGCGAAATCTACTGACCTGCCCTCAATGATTGCCTGTAAGACGCATATCGCGCTCGGCCACGCAGCACAGGACACGTCGAAAGGCCACGGCGCGCTGACCGACGCCGACCAGATGGCCGAAGCCAAAGCCGCCTATGGCTGGACCACCGGCCCCTTCGAAGTGCCCGCTGACGTGAAATCCGCTTGGGAAGAGATCGGCAAACGCGGCGCCGACGCCCGCCGCGACTGGGAAGAGCGTTTCGACAAACTGCCCCGCGCCAAGCGCGAGACCTTCAACCGTGCGCTCGCCCTCGACGCGCCAAAAAAGATGAGCGCGACGGTCAAGGCCTTCAAAAAGCAGATCACCGAAGGCGCGCCCAAGATGGCAACCCGCGCGGCAAGCGAGAAAGCCCTCGAAGTGCTGAACCCGATCCTGCCGGAAACCGTTGGCGGCTCGGCGGACCTGACCGGTTCGAACAACACCAAGACCAGCGATCTTGGCATCTTCGACGTCGACAACCGTGGCGGGCGCTATGTCTACTGGGGCATTCGCGAACACGGCATGGCAGCGGCGATGAACGGCATGGCGCTGCACGGCGGCCTGCGCCCCTATGGCGGCACCTTCATGTGCTTCACCGACTACGCGCGCCCCGCGATGCGTCTGGCGGCCTTGATGCAAATCCCCACGGCCTTCGTCATGACCCATGACAGCATCGGCCTTGGCGAAGATGGCCCGACCCACCAGCCGATCGAGCATTTGGCGATCAGCCGCGCCACGCCCAACACTTATGTCTTCCGCCCCGCCGACGCGGTGGAAACGGCAGAGGCTTGGGAAATCGCCTTCACCGCGAAAACCACGCCATCGGTTCTGTCGCTGACCCGTCAGGGCCTGCCCACCGTGCGTCTGGAGCACAAAAACAACAACCTCACCGAAAAAGGCGCCTATGTGTTGGCCGATGCCGAGGGCAAACGTCAGGTGATCCTGATTGCCACCGGCTCTGAGGTGCATGTCGCACTGGCCGCGCGCGAGCTGCTCCAAGCCGAAGGCATCGGCACCCGCGTCGTGTCCATGCCTTGCATGGAACTCTTCGCCGCGCAGGACGAAGCCTACCGCAAGCGCGTGCTGCCCGGTGGCGCCGTGCGCGTCGGGATTGAGGCTGGCGCACGTCAGGGCTGGGACCAGTGGCTCTTTGGCGAACGTGGCAAATACGGCAAAGCCGATTTCGTCGGCATGGACCGTTTCGGCGCCTCCGCCCCGGCGGAAGAACTCTTTGAGCGCTTCGGCTTCACCGCAGAGAACGTGGCAGAGAAGGCCAAAGCGCTGCTCTGA
- a CDS encoding DUF808 domain-containing protein, producing the protein MSGLLALVDDVAAIAKVAAASVDDVIGQAAKAGSKAAGAVIDDAAVTPKYLHGFKAERELPVIWRITKGSLRNKLVYLLPVGLLLANFAPWAIPPLLMLGGAYLCFEGAEKVAHALGWGHGHEDYPDKEKVVEDPAQLEEKKAAGAIKTDFILSAEIMTIALSAIPESNFWMEAATLAAVAIMITVAVYGSVALIVKMDDVGLVMANKGRFGLTRSIGRALVRGMPGFLKLLTIVGTAAMLWVGGSIIIHGLEQMGFAAPYKWIHDIAATVGHAVPAQFEGAVEWITTAGIDGLFGLALGLVLIPIGEKIVTPIWRKVFHKAAV; encoded by the coding sequence ATGAGCGGTTTACTGGCACTTGTGGATGACGTGGCGGCGATCGCCAAGGTTGCAGCGGCGAGCGTGGATGACGTGATCGGGCAGGCGGCCAAGGCGGGCTCCAAGGCCGCGGGCGCGGTGATCGACGATGCCGCCGTGACGCCGAAATATCTGCATGGGTTCAAGGCCGAACGTGAATTGCCGGTGATCTGGCGGATCACCAAGGGGTCGTTGCGCAACAAGCTCGTGTATTTGCTGCCCGTGGGTCTGCTTTTGGCGAATTTCGCGCCATGGGCGATCCCGCCGCTTTTGATGCTGGGCGGGGCTTACCTGTGTTTCGAGGGGGCCGAGAAGGTCGCCCATGCGCTCGGTTGGGGGCATGGACATGAGGATTATCCCGATAAGGAGAAGGTGGTCGAAGATCCTGCGCAGCTGGAAGAGAAGAAGGCCGCGGGCGCGATCAAGACTGACTTTATCCTGTCGGCGGAGATCATGACCATTGCCCTTTCTGCGATCCCGGAGAGCAACTTTTGGATGGAGGCGGCGACGCTTGCGGCGGTGGCAATCATGATTACCGTGGCGGTCTATGGCTCTGTCGCCTTGATTGTCAAAATGGACGATGTGGGCTTGGTGATGGCGAACAAGGGCCGTTTTGGCCTGACGCGGAGCATTGGCCGGGCGCTGGTGCGCGGGATGCCGGGGTTTTTGAAGCTGCTCACCATCGTTGGCACGGCGGCCATGCTTTGGGTCGGTGGGTCGATTATCATTCACGGGTTGGAGCAGATGGGCTTTGCCGCGCCCTATAAATGGATCCACGACATCGCCGCGACCGTTGGCCATGCGGTTCCGGCCCAGTTCGAAGGGGCGGTCGAATGGATCACCACGGCGGGGATCGACGGGCTCTTCGGTTTGGCGCTTGGTCTGGTGCTGATCCCGATCGGGGAGAAGATCGTGACGCCGATCTGGCGCAAGGTGTTTCATAAGGCAGCCGTTTAA
- the gap gene encoding type I glyceraldehyde-3-phosphate dehydrogenase, whose amino-acid sequence MTIKVGINGFGRIGRCTLSHIAASGRDDIEVIKVNATGPLSTAAHLIKYDSVHGRFPGEVQIDDGYMNLGQNDIEMMSTYNLEELDWSGCDVVLECTGKFNDGNKANVHLENGAKRVLLSAPGKNVDKTIVYGVNDDQLQVSDRMISNGSCTTNCLAPLAKVMHEAVGIESGLMTTIHSYTGDQPTLDRRHNDLYRARAAAMALIPTSTGAAKALGEVLPALKGKLDGTAMRVPTPNVSAVDLTFQASRDVTVEEINAAARAAADGPMKRVLAYDPEQKVSIDFNHTEESCIFAPDQTIVVAGRTVRVLGWYDNEWAFSVRMADVAVAMGKLG is encoded by the coding sequence ATGACCATCAAAGTTGGCATCAACGGATTTGGCCGCATCGGCCGCTGCACGCTCAGCCATATCGCGGCCTCGGGACGCGATGATATCGAAGTGATCAAGGTCAATGCCACCGGCCCGCTCAGCACCGCGGCGCATCTCATCAAATACGATTCCGTCCATGGCCGTTTCCCGGGCGAGGTGCAGATCGACGACGGCTACATGAACCTCGGCCAAAACGACATCGAGATGATGTCGACCTACAACCTCGAAGAGCTTGACTGGTCCGGCTGCGACGTGGTGCTGGAATGCACCGGCAAATTCAACGACGGCAACAAAGCAAACGTACACCTCGAGAACGGCGCCAAACGCGTGCTGCTCTCGGCGCCGGGCAAGAACGTCGACAAGACCATCGTCTACGGCGTCAACGACGACCAGCTTCAGGTCTCCGACCGGATGATCTCCAACGGGTCCTGCACCACCAACTGCCTCGCGCCGCTGGCCAAAGTGATGCATGAGGCCGTGGGCATCGAAAGCGGCCTGATGACCACGATCCACAGCTACACCGGCGACCAGCCGACGCTCGACCGCCGCCACAACGACCTCTACCGCGCCCGCGCCGCCGCCATGGCACTGATCCCCACCTCCACCGGCGCTGCCAAGGCCCTGGGCGAGGTGCTGCCCGCATTGAAAGGCAAACTCGACGGCACAGCAATGCGCGTGCCCACCCCCAATGTCTCCGCCGTTGACCTGACCTTCCAGGCCAGCCGCGACGTGACGGTCGAGGAAATCAACGCCGCCGCCCGCGCTGCCGCCGATGGCCCGATGAAACGCGTACTGGCCTACGACCCCGAGCAGAAGGTCAGCATCGACTTCAACCACACCGAGGAAAGCTGCATCTTCGCCCCCGACCAGACCATCGTCGTGGCAGGCCGCACGGTGCGCGTGCTGGGCTGGTACGACAACGAATGGGCCTTCTCGGTGCGCATGGCCGACGTCGCCGTCGCCATGGGCAAACTGGGCTGA
- the coaD gene encoding pantetheine-phosphate adenylyltransferase — protein sequence MRIALYPGTFDPITLGHIDIIRRAARMVDRLVIGVAINRDKGPLFTLEERVALIEAECAQLAEETGVEIVVHPFENLLIDCARDVGAQTIVRGLRAVSDFEYEFQMVGMNRQLDDSIETVFLMAEATHQAIASKLVKEIARLDGDVSKFVTPAVNKVLIERFSQR from the coding sequence ATGCGCATAGCCCTTTACCCCGGTACGTTCGACCCGATCACGCTGGGGCATATCGACATCATCCGCCGCGCGGCCCGTATGGTCGACCGGTTGGTGATCGGCGTGGCCATCAACCGCGACAAGGGGCCGTTGTTCACCCTCGAAGAACGGGTCGCCTTGATCGAAGCGGAATGCGCGCAATTGGCCGAAGAGACCGGGGTCGAGATCGTGGTGCATCCTTTCGAAAACCTGCTGATCGACTGTGCCCGCGACGTGGGCGCCCAGACCATCGTGCGCGGCCTGCGCGCCGTGTCCGATTTCGAATATGAGTTCCAGATGGTTGGCATGAACCGGCAGTTGGACGATTCCATCGAGACGGTCTTCTTGATGGCCGAGGCCACTCATCAGGCGATTGCCAGCAAATTGGTGAAAGAGATCGCGCGGTTGGATGGGGATGTCAGTAAGTTCGTGACGCCGGCGGTGAATAAGGTGCTGATTGAGCGGTTTTCGCAGAGGTAG
- a CDS encoding CBS domain-containing protein, translated as MLVSQILKTKPDDKVVTAKPGLAISEAAAMLAEKRIGTLVISADGKTPDGILSERDIVRELGRAGAGCLEQAAETLMTRKLVTCSRDDRSDAVLQKMTDGRFRHMPVLEDGELVGLISLGDVVKAQLQELSMEKQALEGMIMGH; from the coding sequence ATGCTCGTATCGCAGATTCTCAAGACCAAGCCCGATGACAAGGTGGTGACGGCCAAACCCGGATTGGCGATCTCCGAGGCGGCGGCGATGCTGGCCGAGAAACGGATCGGGACGCTGGTGATCTCGGCGGATGGCAAGACGCCGGATGGGATCCTGTCCGAGCGGGACATCGTGCGCGAGCTGGGCCGCGCGGGCGCGGGCTGTCTGGAGCAGGCGGCCGAAACCCTCATGACCCGGAAATTGGTAACCTGTAGCCGCGACGACCGGTCCGATGCGGTGCTGCAAAAGATGACCGATGGTCGCTTCCGCCATATGCCGGTGCTTGAGGACGGCGAATTGGTGGGGCTGATCTCCCTCGGCGATGTGGTCAAAGCACAATTGCAAGAGCTGTCGATGGAGAAACAGGCCCTTGAAGGCATGATCATGGGCCACTGA
- a CDS encoding LysR family transcriptional regulator, which translates to MDQNWDDLRLFLAVAREESLSGAGKLLRLDPATLGRRMARLEKALQTVLFVKSPQGYMLTEAGRDLMQRAERAEQAMRAATAGVQVQSDQLSGQIRVGAPDGAANYLLPQVCAAIAAKNPDLDVQIIALPRVFNLSRREADMAIGVSAPTAGRLVVQKVTDYHLHLAAAESYLAQHPEVTAVGDLQGHRMVGYIPDMIFDRELDYLADLGISRVALASNSVSVQVRMIQQGGGIGVAHDFSLAATQGVRRILTDAVSLKRAFYLIRHADDRRNARLAAFAEALATGLRAETARLEALASGRAAPKA; encoded by the coding sequence ATGGATCAGAATTGGGACGACCTGCGGCTGTTTCTGGCCGTCGCACGAGAGGAAAGCCTGTCTGGCGCGGGCAAGCTGCTGCGGCTCGATCCCGCAACGCTGGGCCGCCGCATGGCGCGGTTGGAAAAGGCGCTGCAGACCGTCCTCTTCGTGAAATCGCCACAGGGCTATATGCTGACCGAGGCGGGGCGAGACCTGATGCAGCGGGCAGAGCGGGCTGAACAGGCGATGCGCGCGGCCACCGCCGGGGTGCAGGTGCAAAGCGATCAGCTTTCGGGGCAGATCCGTGTCGGCGCGCCCGATGGGGCGGCGAACTATCTGTTGCCTCAGGTCTGTGCGGCGATTGCCGCGAAGAACCCCGATCTGGACGTGCAGATCATCGCATTGCCGCGCGTATTCAACCTATCCCGGCGCGAGGCGGATATGGCCATCGGGGTGAGCGCCCCCACGGCGGGGCGGCTGGTGGTGCAGAAAGTGACGGACTACCACCTCCATCTCGCCGCCGCCGAAAGCTACTTGGCACAGCATCCTGAGGTGACCGCCGTGGGCGATCTGCAAGGGCACCGGATGGTCGGCTATATCCCCGATATGATCTTTGACCGTGAGTTGGATTACCTTGCGGACCTTGGCATCAGCCGGGTGGCGCTGGCGTCGAATTCCGTCTCGGTACAGGTGCGGATGATCCAGCAGGGCGGGGGGATCGGGGTCGCGCATGACTTCTCGCTCGCCGCGACGCAGGGGGTGCGGCGCATCCTCACCGATGCTGTCAGCCTCAAACGCGCCTTCTATCTGATCCGCCACGCCGATGACCGCCGCAATGCCCGGTTGGCGGCTTTTGCCGAGGCGCTGGCCACCGGGCTGCGGGCCGAGACCGCGCGGCTGGAGGCGCTGGCCTCGGGCAGGGCTGCGCCAAAAGCTTGA
- a CDS encoding CoA-acylating methylmalonate-semialdehyde dehydrogenase, translating to MQEMTHYLNGEHVKGTSGRFADVMNPATGEVQAKVPLANGDELNKAVEYAQAAQPKWAATNPQRRARVLMKFVALLNRDMDKLAEALSREHGKTLPDAAGDVQRGLEVVEYCIGAPELLKGDFTDSAGPGIDMYSMRQPLGVTAGITPFNFPAMIPMWMFAPAIACGNAFILKPSERDPSVPLMLAELLEEAGLPKGIIQVVNGDKEAVDAILHHDVIQSIGFVGSTPIAEYIYATGCANGKRVQCFGGAKNHMIIMPDADLDQAADALVGAGYGAAGERCMAISVAVPVGEETADRLIEKLVPRIEKLKVGPYTAGNDVDYGPVVTAAAKANIERLVQTGIDQGAELVVDGRDFKLQGYENGYFVGPHLFDRATKDMDIYQQEIFGPVLTCVRAKDYEEALGLAMDHEYGNGTAIFTRDGDAARDFANRINIGMVGVNVPIPVPLAYHTFGGWKKSVFGDLNQHGPDAFKFYTRTKTVTARWPSGIKEGGEFSIPVME from the coding sequence ATGCAAGAGATGACGCATTACCTGAACGGCGAACACGTCAAGGGCACCTCCGGGCGCTTTGCCGATGTGATGAACCCCGCCACCGGCGAGGTGCAGGCCAAGGTGCCGCTCGCCAATGGCGACGAGTTGAACAAGGCCGTGGAGTACGCTCAAGCCGCGCAGCCGAAATGGGCCGCCACCAACCCGCAGCGTCGCGCCCGCGTGCTGATGAAATTCGTGGCCCTGCTGAACCGCGACATGGACAAGCTGGCCGAGGCGCTGAGCCGCGAGCACGGCAAGACCCTGCCCGACGCCGCCGGCGACGTGCAGCGTGGCCTCGAAGTGGTGGAATACTGCATCGGTGCGCCGGAACTGCTGAAGGGTGATTTCACCGACAGCGCGGGCCCCGGCATCGACATGTACTCCATGCGCCAGCCCTTGGGTGTCACCGCGGGCATCACGCCCTTCAACTTCCCGGCCATGATCCCGATGTGGATGTTCGCGCCCGCCATCGCCTGCGGCAATGCCTTTATCCTCAAGCCTTCGGAGCGTGACCCCTCCGTCCCGCTGATGCTGGCCGAACTTCTGGAAGAAGCCGGTCTGCCCAAGGGCATCATTCAGGTCGTCAACGGCGACAAGGAAGCGGTCGACGCGATCCTGCACCACGACGTGATCCAGTCCATCGGCTTCGTCGGCTCCACCCCGATCGCCGAGTACATCTATGCCACCGGCTGCGCCAACGGCAAACGCGTGCAGTGCTTCGGCGGTGCCAAGAACCACATGATCATCATGCCCGACGCCGACCTCGACCAGGCCGCCGACGCGCTGGTGGGTGCAGGCTACGGTGCAGCTGGCGAACGCTGCATGGCAATCTCCGTCGCCGTGCCGGTGGGCGAGGAAACCGCCGACCGCCTGATCGAGAAGCTGGTGCCGCGCATCGAAAAGCTGAAAGTTGGCCCCTACACCGCGGGCAATGACGTGGACTACGGCCCCGTGGTCACCGCCGCCGCCAAGGCCAACATCGAGCGTCTGGTCCAGACCGGCATCGATCAGGGCGCGGAGCTGGTCGTCGATGGGCGCGACTTCAAACTGCAGGGCTACGAGAACGGTTACTTCGTCGGCCCGCACCTGTTTGACCGCGCGACCAAGGACATGGACATCTACCAGCAGGAAATCTTCGGCCCCGTGCTGACCTGCGTCCGCGCCAAGGACTATGAAGAGGCGCTTGGCCTTGCGATGGACCACGAATACGGCAACGGCACGGCGATCTTCACACGTGACGGTGACGCGGCGCGTGACTTCGCCAACCGCATCAACATCGGCATGGTCGGCGTGAACGTGCCGATCCCGGTGCCGCTGGCCTATCACACCTTCGGCGGCTGGAAGAAATCCGTCTTCGGCGATCTGAACCAGCACGGCCCCGATGCGTTCAAGTTCTACACCCGCACCAAAACCGTCACGGCCCGTTGGCCGAGCGGCATCAAGGAGGGTGGCGAGTTCTCCATCCCCGTGATGGAGTGA
- a CDS encoding acyl-CoA dehydrogenase family protein → MDFALNEEQTAIFDMAHAFGQDNIAPHAQQWEKDGTIPKELWPQIGELGFGGLYVSEETGGAGLTRLDATLVFEALSMACPSVAAFLSIHNMCAKMLDTFASDEMKERVMPKVLTMETVLSYCLTEPGSGSDAAALKTRCERSNEGYTLNGTKAFISGGGYSDAYVTMVRTSDEGARGVSTVYVEDGTPGLSFGGLEDKMGWRSQPTALVQFDDCKIGAENLVGEEGKGFKYAMAGLDGGRLNISACSLGAAQTALNKTLDYMGDRKAFGQTIDQFQGLQFRLADMEIELQAARTFLRQAAWKLDTGAPDATKFCAMAKKFVTETGSKVVDQCLQLHGGYGYLADYGIEKLVRDLRVHQILEGTNEIMRVIVARDMLKNR, encoded by the coding sequence ATGGATTTCGCATTGAACGAGGAACAGACCGCCATTTTCGACATGGCGCATGCCTTCGGGCAGGACAATATCGCCCCCCATGCCCAGCAGTGGGAAAAGGACGGCACCATCCCCAAGGAGCTGTGGCCGCAGATCGGCGAGCTGGGCTTCGGCGGGCTCTACGTCTCCGAGGAAACCGGCGGCGCGGGTCTCACGCGCCTCGACGCCACGCTGGTCTTCGAGGCGCTGTCGATGGCCTGCCCCTCGGTCGCGGCTTTTCTTTCGATCCACAACATGTGCGCCAAGATGCTCGACACTTTCGCCAGTGACGAGATGAAAGAGCGCGTCATGCCCAAGGTGCTGACCATGGAGACGGTGCTGAGCTACTGCCTGACCGAACCCGGCTCTGGCTCCGACGCGGCGGCGCTGAAAACCCGCTGCGAGCGCAGCAACGAGGGCTACACCCTGAACGGCACCAAGGCCTTCATCTCGGGCGGCGGCTATTCGGACGCCTATGTCACCATGGTGCGCACCTCCGACGAGGGCGCGCGCGGCGTCTCCACCGTCTATGTCGAGGATGGCACCCCGGGCCTCAGCTTCGGCGGGCTCGAGGACAAAATGGGTTGGCGCAGCCAGCCGACCGCGCTGGTGCAGTTCGACGATTGCAAGATCGGGGCCGAGAACCTCGTCGGCGAAGAGGGCAAGGGCTTCAAATACGCCATGGCCGGGCTCGACGGTGGGCGTCTCAACATCTCCGCCTGCTCGCTTGGCGCGGCGCAAACCGCGCTGAACAAGACGCTAGACTACATGGGCGATCGCAAGGCCTTCGGCCAGACCATCGACCAGTTCCAGGGGCTGCAATTCCGCCTCGCCGACATGGAGATCGAGTTGCAGGCCGCGCGCACCTTCCTGCGCCAAGCGGCGTGGAAGCTCGACACCGGTGCGCCGGACGCCACCAAGTTCTGCGCCATGGCCAAGAAATTCGTGACCGAGACCGGCAGCAAGGTCGTCGACCAATGTCTGCAACTTCACGGCGGCTACGGCTACCTCGCCGACTACGGGATCGAGAAGCTGGTCCGCGACCTGCGGGTGCACCAGATCCTCGAAGGCACCAATGAGATCATGCGCGTGATCGTCGCCCGCGACATGCTCAAGAACCGCTGA
- a CDS encoding ATP-binding cassette domain-containing protein, which yields MHFLPDVYVECETCKGARYNRETLEVKFKGKSIADVLDMTVEDAQSFFAAVPSIREKMDALMRVGLGYIKVGQQATTLSGGEAQRVKLSKELSKRSTGRTLYILDEPTTGLHFEDVRKLLEVLHELVDQGNSVVVIEHNLDVVKTADHIIDIGPEGGTAGVGSWPRARRRRSPKWLRATRANT from the coding sequence ATGCACTTCCTGCCGGATGTCTATGTGGAATGTGAGACCTGTAAGGGCGCGCGCTATAACCGCGAGACGCTGGAGGTGAAGTTTAAGGGCAAGAGCATCGCCGATGTTCTTGATATGACTGTAGAAGATGCGCAGAGCTTCTTTGCCGCAGTGCCGTCGATCCGTGAGAAGATGGATGCGCTGATGCGGGTTGGACTTGGGTATATCAAGGTCGGTCAGCAGGCGACGACCCTTTCCGGCGGCGAGGCGCAGCGGGTGAAGCTTAGCAAGGAACTGAGCAAGCGTTCCACGGGTCGCACGCTCTATATTCTCGATGAGCCGACCACCGGTTTGCATTTTGAAGATGTGCGTAAGCTCTTGGAAGTGCTTCATGAATTGGTGGATCAGGGCAACTCCGTTGTGGTGATCGAGCATAATCTCGACGTGGTGAAAACCGCGGATCATATCATTGATATTGGCCCCGAGGGGGGGACGGCGGGGGTCGGGTCGTGGCCACGGGCACGCCGGAGAAGGTCGCCGAAGTGGCTGAGAGCTACACGGGCAAATACCTGA